A genomic window from Candidatus Melainabacteria bacterium includes:
- a CDS encoding ATP-binding protein has translation MIERELYSLIEKDSNLRQMSFVAGPRQIGKTTLAKELLHKHNCSEFYFNWDLASTRSNYRENSNFYSNNIGNRKKVWICFDEIHKLRKWKNILKEHFDKNEGRMKTIITGSARLDLFRKSGDSLAGRYFLYHLLPLTLSEISARGKNVEEKLASAIDFIELRISRKVKSKNSIDQLLRFSGFPEPFKIASEDFHTKWKKSYVDRLIYEDLREISQIQDLEKTALLIDLLPERIGALLSINSLSEDLEVNFRTAKNYLKALELTYILFFIKPYTKNISRSVRKEQKVYFYDWTRINNESNRFENYVACELFILVSFWNDSGYGYYDLNFIRTKDGKETDFLIIKDKKPWLLIEVKLASKEIKSHHITQAKYLGNIPVIQIVYEGSVIKRLDKNLFIISAEKFF, from the coding sequence ATGATAGAAAGAGAGCTATATAGTTTAATAGAAAAAGATAGCAATCTAAGACAAATGTCTTTTGTTGCAGGGCCAAGACAAATAGGGAAAACAACTCTTGCTAAAGAATTATTGCATAAGCATAATTGCTCAGAGTTTTATTTTAATTGGGATTTAGCTTCTACAAGATCAAATTATAGAGAAAATTCAAATTTTTATTCTAACAACATAGGGAACAGGAAGAAGGTCTGGATTTGTTTTGATGAAATCCACAAACTAAGAAAATGGAAAAATATATTAAAAGAGCATTTTGACAAAAATGAAGGCAGAATGAAAACAATAATTACTGGAAGTGCAAGGTTAGATCTGTTTAGAAAATCTGGAGATAGTCTTGCAGGAAGATATTTTTTATATCATTTGTTACCTTTAACGCTAAGTGAAATTTCAGCAAGGGGAAAAAATGTTGAAGAGAAGCTAGCATCAGCAATAGACTTTATTGAATTAAGAATAAGTAGGAAAGTTAAATCTAAAAACTCAATTGATCAGCTACTAAGATTCAGTGGTTTTCCAGAGCCCTTTAAAATAGCTTCTGAAGATTTCCATACAAAGTGGAAAAAGTCTTATGTTGACAGGCTAATCTATGAAGATTTGAGAGAGATATCACAGATTCAAGACCTGGAAAAAACTGCACTATTAATTGATTTACTGCCAGAAAGAATAGGAGCACTTTTATCAATTAATTCACTAAGTGAAGATTTAGAAGTAAATTTCAGAACAGCTAAAAATTATCTTAAAGCATTAGAATTAACTTACATATTGTTTTTTATTAAACCCTATACAAAAAATATTTCAAGATCGGTAAGAAAAGAACAAAAAGTCTATTTCTATGACTGGACAAGAATTAACAATGAATCAAATAGATTTGAAAATTATGTTGCATGTGAACTTTTTATACTAGTTTCCTTCTGGAATGATTCTGGATATGGATATTATGACTTGAATTTTATTAGAACAAAAGATGGAAAAGAAACAGACTTTCTAATTATAAAAGATAAGAAACCCTGGTTACTTATAGAGGTAAAGCTTGCGTCAAAGGAAATAAAGTCGCATCATATTACACAAGCAAAATACTTAGGTAATATTCCGGTTATTCAGATAGTTTATGAAGGAAGTGTAATAAAAAGATTAGATAAGAATTTGTTTATAATTTCTGCTGAAAAGTTTTTTTAA
- a CDS encoding glucosylceramidase: MIIPEISWKRKIGEPHESPGVVKVIGPEGGLPNFDDGYFQGIPLGGFGAGTFSQSFRGDFSRWHLEVGKHIYKTIFPCQFGFYENGTAFILNDYKPNDNSLSSWVWKKQNGTYHALYPRAYFEYEGLNLIQEQFSPIIPHNYQDTSYPLAIFRWHISNPTKSEREISLLWSWQSIFGSKENFFYQENNFYGLIFDNLSQKKDYKYGQMGIFVQREDVEVSYANAFSEHGDGSEIWKTFSKVGALSSSSNLKDSPGAICAKVKLKPYERKTIVFVLAWDFPILESGCGTKWYKHYTKFFGRDGKNVVKIARKAFNNHEKWISEIKNWQEEFLRTDKPDWFKILLINELYFLAAGGTIWTAGREQASTYRRIGVSAKSEQRESNLFFRQEEHFGSLECFDYPFYETLDVRFYGSFPLLKLWPELEILIMKDYLKTIDFEIKEQKFFDHPLDRTKAERKVKGAAPHDLGAPYEDPFLKINAYSHINVNLWKDLNSKFILLIYRDFYFTGKKDIEFLKSAWLPIIEAIKYLKQFDRDNDCLIENDNIPDQTYDNWTMHGASTYCNGLWLASLLAVVEIAKLLNKDHELFKSWFEIGRINLESKLWNGEYYLYDTKSSHKENIMADQLCGQWYADLLGLGDIFQKDRVEKVLRKIFEFNVKKIGNGNIGAINGINPDGTLLPESKIWKLNTQSNEIWSGVTLALASHMELRGLKKESLQTAFGIYNVVYNEKGYWFRTPEAWDINGNFRASLYQRPGSIWAFAFVNNCASI; this comes from the coding sequence ATGATAATCCCAGAAATAAGCTGGAAAAGAAAAATTGGTGAACCACATGAGTCACCTGGAGTAGTAAAAGTAATTGGTCCTGAAGGAGGACTGCCTAATTTTGATGATGGATATTTTCAAGGCATCCCATTAGGTGGCTTTGGAGCAGGGACTTTTTCTCAATCATTTAGAGGAGATTTTTCAAGATGGCATCTAGAAGTTGGGAAGCATATTTATAAAACAATTTTTCCCTGTCAGTTTGGTTTCTATGAGAATGGAACAGCTTTTATTCTAAATGATTATAAACCAAATGATAACTCTCTGTCTTCTTGGGTTTGGAAAAAACAAAATGGCACTTATCATGCATTATATCCAAGAGCTTATTTTGAATATGAAGGATTAAATTTAATTCAAGAACAATTTTCTCCAATCATTCCACACAATTATCAGGATACTAGTTATCCTCTTGCAATTTTTAGATGGCATATTTCAAATCCTACTAAGAGTGAAAGAGAGATTTCATTACTTTGGAGCTGGCAAAGTATATTTGGAAGCAAGGAAAATTTCTTTTATCAAGAAAACAATTTTTATGGATTAATTTTTGATAACTTAAGCCAGAAAAAAGACTACAAATATGGACAAATGGGGATTTTTGTTCAAAGAGAAGATGTAGAAGTAAGTTATGCAAATGCTTTCTCTGAGCATGGAGATGGCTCTGAGATTTGGAAAACATTTTCAAAAGTGGGAGCTCTTAGCTCTTCATCAAATTTAAAAGATTCTCCTGGTGCAATCTGTGCAAAAGTAAAGCTAAAACCTTATGAAAGAAAGACAATTGTTTTTGTACTTGCTTGGGATTTCCCAATATTGGAATCTGGTTGTGGTACTAAGTGGTACAAGCACTATACAAAGTTTTTTGGCAGAGATGGGAAGAACGTAGTAAAAATTGCACGCAAAGCATTTAATAATCATGAAAAATGGATAAGTGAAATAAAAAATTGGCAGGAAGAATTTTTACGAACTGATAAACCTGACTGGTTTAAGATACTTTTGATTAATGAACTATATTTTCTAGCAGCTGGAGGAACAATCTGGACAGCAGGGAGAGAACAAGCATCAACGTATCGGCGTATCGGCGTATCGGCGAAATCAGAACAAAGAGAGAGCAACTTGTTTTTTAGGCAAGAAGAACATTTTGGCTCTCTTGAATGTTTTGACTATCCATTTTATGAAACACTCGATGTAAGGTTTTACGGCTCGTTTCCTCTTTTAAAACTATGGCCTGAGCTTGAGATATTAATAATGAAAGACTACTTAAAAACAATTGATTTTGAAATTAAAGAGCAAAAGTTTTTTGACCATCCACTTGACAGAACAAAGGCTGAAAGAAAAGTAAAAGGAGCAGCACCACACGATTTAGGAGCACCTTATGAGGATCCTTTTTTAAAAATTAATGCTTACTCGCATATAAACGTAAATCTATGGAAAGATTTAAATTCAAAATTTATACTTTTAATTTATCGTGATTTTTATTTTACAGGTAAAAAAGATATTGAGTTTTTAAAATCAGCATGGCTTCCCATAATTGAAGCAATTAAATATTTAAAACAATTTGACAGAGACAATGATTGCTTAATTGAAAATGATAATATTCCTGATCAAACATATGATAATTGGACAATGCATGGAGCTAGCACTTATTGTAATGGCCTTTGGCTAGCATCTTTATTAGCAGTAGTTGAAATCGCAAAATTATTAAATAAAGATCACGAGCTTTTTAAAAGTTGGTTTGAAATTGGAAGAATAAATCTTGAGTCAAAACTTTGGAATGGTGAATATTACTTATACGATACAAAAAGCTCACATAAAGAGAACATAATGGCAGACCAGCTTTGTGGTCAGTGGTATGCAGATCTTTTAGGGCTTGGAGATATTTTTCAAAAAGACAGAGTTGAAAAGGTTTTAAGAAAAATCTTTGAGTTCAATGTAAAAAAAATAGGTAATGGAAATATTGGTGCAATAAATGGTATAAATCCAGATGGCACTTTACTTCCAGAAAGTAAAATCTGGAAACTAAACACTCAATCAAATGAAATATGGTCAGGAGTTACATTAGCTTTAGCATCACATATGGAATTAAGGGGATTAAAAAAAGAATCACTTCAAACTGCGTTTGGTATTTATAATGTTGTCTACAATGAAAAAGGATACTGGTTTAGAACTCCTGAAGCGTGGGATATAAATGGGAACTTTAGAGCATCTCTTTATCAGAGGCCAGGATCAATTTGGGCATTTGCATTTGTAAATAATTGTGCTAGTATTTAG
- a CDS encoding NAD(P)/FAD-dependent oxidoreductase, with protein MDSISDKTHDVIIIGGGPAGLMAAFYCGTSGIKPLILEALDFLGGQPAALYPEKPVYDVPGLLEYTGKELADTLTEQAMQIEPYIEFNQSVAEIKQTNGTWTLSCKSGTVYKTKAVIVAIGKGAFAPIKLGFPEEENYLGKGIHYTVKHINDFKGDEVLIVGGGDSAMDWTCTLKDVAKSVTLIHRRDGFKAHPGAVNQVKAMAESGGIQMFIPYEIKKVEGTGKIEKVTIFNNQTSEEKILPVQKLIICAGFRPTSDALKKWGLELSEKGFIKTHEICKTNLPGIFAIGDVTEYAGKRHLLVMELGEAACSAGAVATHIYGKEKGGAEWWAGPKKKKTGNVEIDKDNDQKQMVST; from the coding sequence GTGGATAGCATTTCAGACAAAACACACGACGTAATTATAATTGGCGGTGGGCCAGCAGGATTAATGGCTGCTTTTTATTGTGGAACAAGTGGTATAAAACCTTTAATACTTGAAGCACTTGATTTTTTAGGCGGGCAACCTGCTGCACTTTATCCAGAAAAACCAGTTTATGATGTGCCAGGACTCCTTGAATACACTGGCAAAGAGCTCGCAGACACGCTTACTGAACAGGCTATGCAGATTGAACCTTATATTGAGTTTAATCAAAGTGTGGCAGAAATTAAACAAACAAACGGTACATGGACCCTCTCTTGTAAATCAGGAACAGTATACAAAACTAAAGCAGTAATTGTAGCAATTGGGAAAGGTGCCTTTGCACCAATTAAGCTTGGCTTTCCTGAGGAAGAAAATTATTTAGGTAAAGGTATTCATTATACAGTCAAGCATATTAATGACTTTAAGGGAGATGAAGTTTTAATTGTTGGTGGTGGTGACAGTGCAATGGACTGGACTTGTACATTAAAAGATGTTGCTAAAAGTGTTACCTTGATTCACAGAAGAGATGGATTTAAAGCACATCCTGGAGCAGTGAATCAAGTAAAAGCAATGGCAGAATCAGGTGGAATCCAAATGTTTATTCCTTATGAAATTAAAAAAGTAGAAGGCACTGGCAAGATTGAAAAAGTAACTATATTTAATAATCAAACTAGTGAAGAAAAAATTCTGCCAGTACAAAAGTTAATTATCTGTGCAGGATTTAGACCTACCTCAGATGCTCTAAAGAAGTGGGGACTTGAGCTCTCTGAAAAAGGATTTATTAAAACCCATGAGATTTGCAAAACCAATTTGCCTGGTATTTTTGCAATAGGTGATGTTACTGAGTATGCTGGGAAGAGGCATTTACTTGTCATGGAGCTTGGAGAAGCAGCATGTTCTGCTGGTGCAGTTGCTACCCACATTTACGGAAAAGAAAAAGGTGGCGCCGAGTGGTGGGCGGGACCAAAGAAAAAAAAGACTGGTAATGTTGAGATAGATAAGGATAACGATCAGAAACAAATGGTGAGCACTTAG
- a CDS encoding PepSY domain-containing protein produces the protein MKQILFLLISLILISSDLAFATCGYRAPEIQTRQRSSLVIPESTNNIKKLAAISKKDAKKFATSQYHGKVKKAELITEDGTLVWKLEVKGEQGQKELFIDPANGTFLGYGLTK, from the coding sequence ATGAAACAAATATTATTTTTATTAATTAGTTTAATTTTAATCTCAAGCGATCTTGCATTTGCTACGTGTGGTTATAGAGCACCAGAAATACAAACTCGTCAAAGAAGCTCATTAGTAATTCCTGAATCAACAAATAACATAAAAAAACTTGCAGCAATTTCAAAAAAAGATGCAAAGAAATTTGCTACATCTCAATATCACGGTAAAGTTAAAAAAGCAGAACTTATAACAGAAGACGGCACACTTGTTTGGAAACTTGAAGTTAAAGGTGAACAAGGACAAAAGGAATTATTTATTGATCCAGCAAATGGTACGTTTTTAGGATACGGGTTAACTAAATAA
- a CDS encoding pilus assembly protein, producing MKNILRRDLGAIMVEAAFAIPVFLFLIFGLLELSRIMYIKNALNIAAQQVASSISIHAKRTATYDVASFSTYAASIHYPGAVFSSSQFSFNVTNASNSSTVTNGQADGIASTKVVVNAIFPPPNSGVKVPTFDPGRLFGAPIFGRNGIQLSAQAICFLERSRRPVLN from the coding sequence ATGAAAAATATTTTAAGAAGAGATTTAGGAGCAATAATGGTAGAAGCTGCATTTGCAATACCAGTGTTTTTATTTTTAATTTTTGGTTTACTTGAACTTTCAAGAATAATGTACATTAAAAATGCATTAAATATCGCAGCTCAACAAGTAGCAAGTTCAATTTCAATACATGCAAAAAGGACAGCAACCTATGATGTTGCTTCTTTTTCAACTTATGCAGCCAGCATTCATTATCCAGGTGCTGTGTTTAGCTCAAGTCAGTTTTCTTTTAATGTTACAAATGCTTCAAACAGTTCTACAGTTACAAATGGACAAGCTGATGGAATAGCAAGCACAAAAGTTGTAGTGAATGCTATTTTTCCACCACCAAATAGTGGTGTTAAAGTTCCAACTTTTGATCCAGGTAGATTATTTGGTGCACCAATTTTTGGGCGAAATGGTATACAGCTTTCAGCACAAGCAATTTGTTTTCTTGAACGCTCAAGGAGACCTGTATTAAATTAG
- a CDS encoding pilus assembly protein, with amino-acid sequence MFNFRSDKGNVLLELALVTPLLIMFIGVIFEASRMYYIQSALEYGAKEAARIGSSVKESVDANYMSKSTISRYEIENLIKNSVRVMGVIEEGAQFMIRYLNPAGNEISGVQDNLPFDRKNDPGAIDFVEVEITYPGSGPGVNSPIPVVINPGNIFKDSITLSSKAIFKIEGRFER; translated from the coding sequence ATGTTTAATTTTAGATCAGATAAGGGGAATGTGCTTCTTGAACTAGCTTTAGTTACTCCACTTTTAATAATGTTTATTGGAGTAATTTTTGAAGCTTCACGAATGTATTATATCCAAAGTGCTTTAGAGTATGGAGCTAAAGAAGCTGCACGAATTGGTTCATCAGTTAAAGAAAGTGTTGATGCTAACTACATGAGTAAGAGTACTATTTCACGTTATGAAATTGAAAACTTAATAAAAAATAGTGTGAGAGTAATGGGTGTAATTGAAGAAGGAGCACAATTTATGATTAGATACTTAAATCCAGCTGGTAATGAAATTAGTGGTGTTCAGGATAATTTGCCATTTGACAGAAAAAATGATCCCGGTGCAATTGATTTTGTAGAAGTAGAAATTACATATCCTGGAAGTGGACCTGGAGTAAACAGTCCAATTCCTGTAGTAATAAATCCAGGAAATATTTTTAAAGACAGTATAACTTTAAGTTCAAAAGCAATATTTAAAATTGAAGGAAGGTTTGAAAGATGA
- a CDS encoding cystathionine beta-synthase gives MLEKTKLKYKKNILETIGYTPLIQLTKITKGLKPLILIKAEFFNPGGSVKDRPAIKMIEEAEKKGLLKPGGTIIEPTSGNTGVGLAQVAAVKGYRCVLVMPDKMSEEKFALLKAYGAEVVKVPTTATSSPESYNNVAQRLATEIPGAFLPNQFQNPDNPKAHYETTGPEIWEDTHGKVTHLVAGVGTGGTISGIAKFLKEKNPKIKIIGVDPEGSIYSGDYSKSYKIEGIGEDFLPRNVNLSLIDQFERVNDKDAFETARKLAKEEGILAGGSAGAAVCGAIRIAKNLKENDIVVVILPDTGRAYLSKIYSDKWMKEMGFLAGSPYRITLKELLTKKEFSDKLISINYRATVKEAIEVMRKDSISQLPVVKGNGYVGSLSEIALMQGIFDRTIQTNDPIEKIMGKPFPELDENTEAEEAFKEFALGGSAIIVKRSDKPVGLLTKIDLLDQFLSK, from the coding sequence ATTCTTGAAAAAACAAAACTAAAATACAAAAAAAATATTCTTGAAACAATAGGTTACACTCCGTTAATTCAACTTACAAAGATAACAAAAGGTTTAAAGCCACTAATTCTTATCAAAGCAGAGTTTTTTAATCCTGGCGGATCTGTTAAAGATCGTCCTGCAATAAAAATGATTGAAGAAGCAGAAAAAAAAGGATTATTAAAACCAGGAGGAACAATAATTGAACCTACTAGTGGAAACACTGGCGTAGGACTTGCTCAAGTTGCAGCTGTAAAAGGATATCGGTGTGTACTAGTAATGCCAGATAAAATGAGTGAAGAAAAGTTTGCACTTCTTAAAGCATATGGTGCTGAAGTAGTAAAAGTGCCTACTACTGCTACTTCAAGTCCAGAGAGTTATAACAATGTAGCTCAAAGACTAGCTACAGAAATTCCCGGAGCATTTTTACCAAATCAGTTTCAAAATCCTGATAATCCAAAAGCTCACTATGAAACAACTGGACCAGAAATTTGGGAAGATACACATGGAAAAGTTACACATCTTGTTGCAGGAGTTGGAACAGGTGGAACAATTTCTGGAATTGCTAAATTTTTAAAAGAAAAAAATCCAAAAATTAAAATAATTGGTGTAGATCCTGAAGGATCAATTTACTCAGGTGATTATAGTAAGTCATATAAGATTGAAGGAATTGGAGAAGACTTTTTACCTCGCAATGTAAATCTGTCGTTAATTGATCAATTTGAAAGAGTTAATGATAAAGATGCTTTTGAAACAGCTAGAAAGCTAGCAAAAGAAGAAGGGATTTTAGCTGGTGGATCTGCTGGAGCTGCAGTTTGTGGAGCTATAAGAATTGCTAAAAACTTAAAAGAGAATGACATAGTAGTAGTAATTCTTCCTGACACTGGAAGAGCTTATCTAAGTAAGATTTACTCAGACAAATGGATGAAAGAAATGGGATTTCTTGCAGGCAGCCCATACAGGATAACATTAAAAGAATTGTTAACAAAAAAAGAATTTTCAGATAAGCTAATCTCTATAAATTACAGAGCTACTGTCAAAGAAGCAATTGAAGTAATGAGAAAAGACAGCATTTCACAATTACCTGTTGTAAAAGGAAATGGTTATGTTGGGAGCTTAAGTGAAATTGCATTAATGCAGGGGATTTTTGATAGAACAATTCAGACTAATGATCCTATTGAAAAAATAATGGGCAAGCCTTTCCCAGAGCTTGATGAAAATACTGAAGCAGAAGAAGCATTTAAAGAATTTGCTCTTGGCGGTTCAGCAATTATTGTAAAAAGAAGTGACAAGCCAGTTGGACTTTTAACAAAGATAGATTTGCTTGATCAGTTTTTAAGTAAATAG
- a CDS encoding cystathionine gamma-synthase, protein MQFETKAIHIGQEPDPTTGATITPIYQTSTFTQDALGKHKGYEYSRTGNPTRAALETVLASLENGKYGLCFASGLAATVNVLCLLQAGDEILACDDLYGGTIRLFNRVFPNFNIKTTYVDGTNQKNFEDGITSKTKLIWIETPTNPMLRLCDISAISKVARQRADGHLPLLAVDNTFASPFFQKPLDLGADIVIHSTTKYLGGHSDVVGGTVIVSDKNIYEKIKFYQNALGATPGPLDSWLILRGVKTLALRMKKHEENAIKVAEFLEKHPIVKKVNYPGLKSHPQYELAKKQMTGFGGMISFEVKGGRDIVKKIVESTKLFALAESLGGVESLINFPFTMTHAGVPDNHKARLGITESLIRLSVGIENTNDLIDDLRQALS, encoded by the coding sequence ATGCAATTTGAAACAAAAGCAATTCACATTGGTCAAGAACCAGATCCAACTACTGGTGCAACTATTACACCTATTTATCAGACATCTACCTTTACACAAGATGCTCTAGGAAAACACAAAGGCTATGAATATTCAAGAACTGGAAACCCTACACGAGCAGCACTTGAAACTGTTTTAGCTTCACTTGAAAATGGAAAATATGGGCTTTGTTTTGCTTCTGGATTAGCAGCTACAGTAAATGTTTTATGCTTGTTACAAGCTGGTGATGAGATTTTAGCTTGTGATGATCTTTATGGCGGTACAATTAGACTCTTTAACAGAGTATTTCCTAACTTCAATATTAAAACTACTTATGTAGATGGTACAAATCAAAAAAACTTTGAAGATGGAATTACATCAAAAACTAAATTAATCTGGATTGAAACACCAACTAACCCTATGCTAAGACTTTGTGATATAAGTGCTATTAGTAAAGTCGCAAGACAAAGGGCGGATGGCCATCTGCCCCTACTGGCTGTTGATAATACATTTGCAAGCCCATTTTTTCAAAAGCCTCTTGATCTTGGTGCAGACATTGTAATCCATAGCACAACTAAATACTTAGGTGGGCACAGTGATGTAGTTGGTGGCACAGTAATTGTAAGTGATAAAAATATTTATGAAAAAATAAAGTTTTATCAAAATGCTCTTGGTGCAACACCAGGACCACTTGATTCATGGCTCATACTAAGAGGGGTTAAAACCTTGGCACTTAGAATGAAAAAACATGAAGAAAATGCAATCAAGGTAGCAGAGTTTCTAGAAAAACATCCAATAGTAAAAAAAGTAAATTACCCAGGCTTAAAATCTCACCCTCAGTATGAACTTGCAAAAAAACAAATGACTGGGTTTGGTGGAATGATATCTTTTGAAGTAAAAGGTGGAAGAGACATTGTTAAAAAAATAGTTGAATCAACTAAGCTCTTTGCACTTGCTGAAAGTCTTGGGGGAGTTGAATCGCTGATTAATTTCCCGTTTACAATGACTCATGCAGGAGTTCCTGATAATCATAAAGCAAGGCTTGGTATTACAGAAAGTTTAATTAGACTTTCAGTAGGAATTGAAAATACAAATGATTTAATAGATGATTTAAGACAAGCACTAAGTTGA
- a CDS encoding saccharopine dehydrogenase-like oxidoreductase: MRRRKMIDLTVLGSGGLGKNMALLVEQKKDFKLVGICDRSAYLFNENGIDGLSVKEALSVERMIGSTLSSNSIIDLVSSYKNKINAIFIALPNLPNEFIPNVAKEIIKTGYKGVIVDALKRTKAVQMIKDLDNEFKKSGILYLTGCGATPGFLTSAASLAAQSFVEILDVTITFGVGISNWELYKSTVREDIAHLEGFNPEIVSQMTDEEIIKELEKRNGILELHHMEHADDIMLELANVCSRDRVTTGGIVDTRHPKKPISTNVKITGRTFEGKISTHQFILGDETTMAANVNGPVLGYIKSGIWLYSLGVRGALTSADIMPHFGVAKEDYLEIQKRQLKRAFETPLHVG; the protein is encoded by the coding sequence ATGAGGAGAAGAAAAATGATAGATCTTACAGTTCTTGGCTCAGGTGGATTAGGTAAAAATATGGCTTTGCTTGTAGAGCAGAAAAAAGATTTTAAGTTGGTTGGTATTTGCGATCGTAGTGCTTATTTATTTAATGAAAATGGTATTGATGGACTTAGTGTAAAAGAAGCTCTCTCAGTCGAAAGGATGATTGGTTCAACTCTTTCATCAAATTCAATTATTGATCTTGTCTCTTCATATAAAAATAAAATAAATGCAATATTTATTGCACTGCCAAATTTACCAAATGAGTTTATTCCAAATGTTGCAAAGGAAATTATAAAAACTGGTTATAAAGGAGTAATAGTTGATGCACTTAAAAGAACAAAAGCAGTTCAGATGATTAAGGATTTAGATAATGAGTTTAAGAAATCAGGAATCTTATATCTAACAGGCTGTGGTGCAACTCCAGGGTTTCTAACTAGTGCAGCTAGTCTTGCTGCACAATCGTTTGTTGAGATTTTAGATGTAACAATTACTTTTGGTGTCGGGATAAGTAATTGGGAACTTTACAAATCTACAGTTCGTGAAGACATTGCACATCTTGAAGGATTTAATCCAGAAATTGTTTCACAAATGACTGATGAAGAAATTATAAAAGAACTTGAGAAGCGTAATGGTATTTTAGAACTTCACCATATGGAACATGCAGATGATATTATGCTTGAGCTTGCAAATGTTTGTTCAAGAGATAGAGTAACTACAGGCGGTATTGTAGACACAAGACATCCTAAAAAACCAATTTCAACAAATGTAAAAATTACCGGCAGAACTTTTGAAGGAAAAATTTCTACACATCAATTTATTTTAGGTGATGAAACTACAATGGCAGCAAATGTAAATGGCCCTGTTCTTGGATATATTAAATCTGGGATATGGCTTTATAGTCTTGGTGTAAGAGGAGCTTTAACATCAGCAGATATTATGCCACATTTTGGAGTAGCTAAGGAAGATTACCTGGAAATACAAAAACGCCAATTAAAAAGGGCGTTTGAAACGCCCTTGCATGTTGGTTAA
- the tatA gene encoding twin-arginine translocase TatA/TatE family subunit, protein MLPFNLGFPEVIVILGIALVIFGPKKLPELGRNLGKGLKNFKESLTSTATEIKAGLTEEDEKSK, encoded by the coding sequence ATGCTTCCTTTTAACCTTGGATTTCCAGAAGTAATAGTAATCTTAGGAATTGCATTAGTTATATTTGGGCCAAAAAAATTACCTGAGCTTGGGCGTAACTTAGGAAAAGGATTAAAAAACTTTAAAGAATCATTGACTTCAACTGCTACTGAAATAAAAGCAGGCTTAACTGAAGAAGATGAAAAAAGTAAGTAA